The DNA window TTTACGTGGCCGACGGCAAGCTGTCGTGTCAGTTGTATCAGCGTAGTGCCGACGTCTTTCTGGGCGTGCCGTTCAACATCGCGTCGTACGCCCTGCTGACGATGATGGTGGCGCAGGAGTGCGGCTACGAACCCTGGGAATTCATCTGGACCGGGGGTGATACGCACCTGTACCTGAACCATCTGGAGCAGGTCAAAACGCAGTTGTCGCGCGAGTTCCGCCCCCTGCCGACGATGCGACTCAACCCCGCCGTAAAATCCGTCTTCGACTTTACGTACGACGATTTTACGCTGGAGAACTACAATCCGCACCCGGCCATCAAAGCACCGGTAGCGGTGTAAAAATCGATCTTTCGGTAAATCAACAGGGGTAAACGCCTTTTGCGATTGCCGATAGAAGTCTCTAATTTCACAACCATTAATTGCACACTCCCCGAAGCTATGTCAGTTTCCAAGCGCGTTCTGATTGCCGAAGACAGCTCTGTTATTCAGAACCTGGCCCGTAAAATACTTGAGTTTCAGAACTACGACATTACTGCCGTCAAGAACGGCGAGCAGGTGATTCAGATTCTGGAAAAGGAAGACTTCAATATTCTGCTGCTCGACATAAACATGCCGATCATGGACGGTATGGAGTGCGTTCGGCGGGTGCGGGCGATGCCAGCCAAAGAAAAGGCGTCGGTGCCCATCGTGGCCATCACCGGCAACGCTAAAAACTACACCGAAGAAGAATTCAAGACGGCCGGTTTTAACGACGTGCTCGTAAAACCCCTCAACTTCGACCGCCTTGTCGAAGTCGTCAATCAACTAACGGATAAATAATGATTGAGTTACTGAATGATTGAATGATTGAATTCGTACCCGTTGACAGTCATTCAACCATTCAATCATTCTGTCATTCATTCATTATGCTCATCACCCTGCTGGGTACGGGAACGTCGTCGGGGGTGCCGCTAATTGGCTGTACCTGTGCCGTTTGTCGCTCCGTCGATTTCCGGGACAAACGGCTGCGGGCGTCGATTCACATCGCCACGGAAGGGCGCAGTTTCGTAATCGACACCGGCCCCGACTTTCGGCAGCAGGTGCTGCGGCTGAATCTGCTCCAACTCGACGCGGTGCTCTACACACACGAGCACAAAGACCACACGGCCGGGCTCGACGAAGTACGGGCCTACAACTTCCGGTCGGGGCGCGATATGCCGATCTACGGGCGTCCGTCGGTGCTGGCGCAGTTGCAGCAGGAATTTGCGTACATCTTCGCGGAGAAAAAGTACCCCGGCGTACCCCGCGTACAGGTCAACCCGATTCAGAACGAGCCGTTTGAGATGATGGGTGTTCGCATCGTGCCCATCGAGGTGATGCACCACAAGCTGCCCGTCTACGGCTACCGCATCGGCGATTTCACCTACCTGACCGACCTCAATTTTATCAGCGAAGCCGAACTGGCGAAAGTGATGGGCACCCGGATTCTGGTGCTCGACGCCCTGCAACGCGACCCGCATATCTCACACTTCACACTCGATCAGGCCGTTGCGCTGGCGCAGCGGGTGGGGGCGGAGCAGACCTACTTCACGCACATCAGTCACAAACTCGGCCTGCACCGCGAAGTTGAAGCGGAGCTACCCCCCGGCATCCGGCTCGGTTACGACACCCTGCAACTGCGACTCTGACAGCTGGCTAGTTCGCTGGTAGGAGGCTGACATTCCAGCGCCTGGACAAACCTATCCGGCAGACGAAACGTTACGGAAGTATGAGACCAATCACGTCCGTTCGTATTCAGCCAACCCGTTCATTTTCAGATACACTGCTCAGTCATTTCCGGCAGCAGGGCGACGCTCCCGCCGATGCGGTCATTGCGTCGGTCGTGGCCGGTGGTGGCCCTGTTGCCCTGCGTTCGCTGATGCAATGGCTGGGCGATACAGCGTCGCTTTCGCCGGTTGGTCAGCCAGACGTCGTTGCCAATTTCTGGCAGAAATACGCGCACCTGCCCGATTGGGCGGAGCCTGACCGGATGGCGCGGGCGATGGTATTTTTCAAAAAGAACGCCGGTACGATTGGCCTGATCTTGGGCTGTTACTCGCTGCCCTACTGTTACCTCGGTGCCGACGGCGCGCAGGTGCTGTGGCTGACCGAACGCATCAAAACCGACACGGCCCGGCGCTTGCAGGAAACGGGCGAGTGGGTATTTGCCATCAATACCGCCAAAAGCTGGCAGTCGCTGTATGGTGCGGTACCCGAAGCCGTTAGCCGGACGCTGAAAGTGAGACTGTTGCACGCGGGGCTAGGTGGTTTGCCGGGCATAGCAGCCGATGGAATAGCGATTGGGGTGTGCCGGTTAATCAGGAGGACATGGCTGGCACGAATCTGGCGTTTTCGTACGTCGTGCTGCTGGGTCTGCGGCAGGCGGGCGTGTCGGTTACGGAACAGGAGGAAGCCGATTACCTGCACCATATCAACGTCGTTGGCTGGCTCAACGGTGTCGATGGGCAGTTGCTGCCGCAGAATATGCGCGAAGCCTACCGGCTGGGGCAGGCCATTGGCAAACGGCAGTTCCGCCAATCGGAAGCGGGGGAGGGGCTGACCCGGTCGCTGCTCAATGCCATTGCCGAAACGGGCAGCAAGACGTCGGGGCGGCCGGATACGATTCGGAACCTCGCAGCGGGCGAAATGCGTTTCTTCCTCGGCGACCGCAACGCCGACCTGCTCGGTATTCCCAGCGCACCCATCGAAAAACGATTGGCCGGTGTCATCAGCCGCCTGCCCATTTTCGACGGTTCCGTCGCCCGACTGGGGTAGTCTGTCGTGGGTCGGGTCTGGGACGCCACCAACAAACCACAAACCACGAACGTTTTTGCTTCATTCAGAACCTATTGCTGCGCTGGCTACGGCACCCGGTATCGGCGCTATCGCCGTCATTCGTGT is part of the Spirosoma rhododendri genome and encodes:
- a CDS encoding response regulator, with the translated sequence MSVSKRVLIAEDSSVIQNLARKILEFQNYDITAVKNGEQVIQILEKEDFNILLLDINMPIMDGMECVRRVRAMPAKEKASVPIVAITGNAKNYTEEEFKTAGFNDVLVKPLNFDRLVEVVNQLTDK
- a CDS encoding oxygenase MpaB family protein; translation: MAGTNLAFSYVVLLGLRQAGVSVTEQEEADYLHHINVVGWLNGVDGQLLPQNMREAYRLGQAIGKRQFRQSEAGEGLTRSLLNAIAETGSKTSGRPDTIRNLAAGEMRFFLGDRNADLLGIPSAPIEKRLAGVISRLPIFDGSVARLG
- a CDS encoding MBL fold metallo-hydrolase, producing MLITLLGTGTSSGVPLIGCTCAVCRSVDFRDKRLRASIHIATEGRSFVIDTGPDFRQQVLRLNLLQLDAVLYTHEHKDHTAGLDEVRAYNFRSGRDMPIYGRPSVLAQLQQEFAYIFAEKKYPGVPRVQVNPIQNEPFEMMGVRIVPIEVMHHKLPVYGYRIGDFTYLTDLNFISEAELAKVMGTRILVLDALQRDPHISHFTLDQAVALAQRVGAEQTYFTHISHKLGLHREVEAELPPGIRLGYDTLQLRL